In one window of Littorina saxatilis isolate snail1 linkage group LG11, US_GU_Lsax_2.0, whole genome shotgun sequence DNA:
- the LOC138980444 gene encoding uncharacterized protein translates to MSNSDRDERQLRRAARMEEKVPATSAAASLVVTPPRFTVPSGGATLLATGGMPGAVSTPRVERSLGTPGVLGTRSVGAQRLAMGYGEGQAVRGVSPIMVQGSNGFDDESVDRELARFRSQGESLGLQGATLAQFVMAQVRREAAIVEERVAQAKLRKEERRQRKEERELQEKKEEARRQAEAAQRREEIEARRQEEEARRKEERELQEKKEEARRKEEEARRKEEEARRKEEEARRKEERELQEKKEEARRKEEEARRKDEAAQRREEREFQERKEEARRQEEEVRRRDEAERRQEERRIREEELQASEARWKEELALRTGGTEREPSFDKYRVKMSFCDDSVNIDDYLLHFERTATTHRWSRATWAGRLADQLKGRAERAYLRMTPEDASDYDMLKVALLEEFHHTPEHYRREFRNITKQGDENFVQFSRRLQTLLDQWIAMSQCAGDYDRLYDLILREQLMSNFRGELFQYVSDKKPATAKEAAVLAFTHLESKRDARLFNAKRNIGGQMDEEEKKKEKTTSNGGTKTGGGSEEQAEQSEGQVRPVEGSRNKKTNWNREYNNRVICHRCKKTGHIARECTANACMTTEQDDQTRSSEPSEPLCQDCEKIPFRPMGRCKVNGRDAISLRDSGADKTMVKAAFVRPEDYTNGTVHVEFADLDCTKTYPLAWVDVESPYICERILAIVNDNIRPDIFLGNLAQLTSGDWVEVSMYPRRALCAAVTTRAQAEAGTRPVKPVVVVQIEGLQVTPDQLKVLQQEDETLVRAKRLAKEGKQIQAGKGMVEFKMSRGILKRVYREKKLECSQICVPRSLRKGLLKFAHDTPMAGHLGTKKTRERLWADFYWPGLCEDVRRYCQSCDRCQKVTPKGRVAKVPLGQMPLPNVPFEKVAVDLVGPIKPAADSGARFILVMVDYATRYPEAVALKSIEAEKVAEALWTMWTRLGIPKEVLSDQGGQFTGAVMREVHRLLAVKGRTTTPYHAQCNGLVERFNGTLKAMIKKLCVEDPKTWDRFIPGVLFAYREVPQESTGFSPFELLYGRTVRGPMAILRDLWTKEGEDGKEAQTASEYVLNLRDRIEETCKVAREHLCEEAVRQKKHYDRGAKRRTFEAGDRALLLLPLKKNKLEMAWRGPYVVEERVGECDYRIRIGPKQKLFHANMLKKYVERPAAIATVCVVDEGEEWETVQSSHEDIPLIPLTSEETIEDVHLDPETPELHIGIKEILKDNKDVITDLPRRTSLAECSMRLAHDEPVRVRQFPLPFTTRDIIAKEVDAMLKMGVIEPSVSPYSSPIVIVEKKDGKKRFCSDYRRLNKIVEFDAEPMPNMEAMFAKLSKAKYLSKIDLAKGYWQIPMAAEDKPKTAFTTPQGCYQWTVMPFGLKTSGAIFSRMMRSLLSPLDMIEIDNFIDDILVATETVERHLECLRALFQRLQEASLSARPSKCYLGFKRLEYLGHMVGNGMIQPEEGKMDKIAKMPRPTTKRQIRSFLGLAGFYRRFVPGFADIALPLTDATKKSQPNKVIWTKPMQVALDTLKVKLSTEPVCKLPDFSVPFTLRTDASGVGLGAMLLQDQGNGMQMVACASKKLLPAERNYSTIERECLAVVWGVRKFGPYLYGKPFCIQSDHKPLEYLEGLKATNKRLMRWALALQPYMYTIQAIPGRDNVGADLLSRSEE, encoded by the coding sequence ATGTCGAATTCAGATCGGGATGAGCGTCAGTTGAGGCGGGCGGCTAGGATGGAGGAGAAGGTTCCAGCGACGTCTGCGGCTGCATCCCTAGTGGTAACCCCTCCTCGGTTCACTGTACCAAGTGGTGGTGCGACGTTGTTGGCTACGGGTGGTATGCCGGGTGCGGTTTCTACGCCGAGGGTGGAGAGGTCTTTGGGGACGCCAGGAGTGTTGGGGACGAGGTCTGTTGGGGCGCAGCGTTTGGCGATGGGGTACGGTGAGGGTCAAGCTGTAAGGGGAGTGTCGCCGATCATGGTCCAAGGTTCTAATGGGTTTGACGATGAGTCGGTAGACAGGGAGTTAGCACGGTTCCGTAGTCAGGGTGAAAGCTTGGGTTTGCAAGGGGCGACGTTGGCCCAGTTTGTGATGGCCCAAGTGCGCAGGGAGGCGGCCATCGTCGAGGAGAGAGTGGCGCAGGCGAAGTTGCGGAAGGAAGAGCGGCGACAACGCAAAGAGGAACGAGAACttcaggagaagaaagaagaagctcgACGCCAAGCAGAAGCAGCCCAGCGTAGGGAAGAGATAGAGGCCAGACGCCAGGAAGAAGAAGCCCGACGTAAAGAGGAACGTGAACttcaggaaaagaaagaagaagctcgacgcaaggaagaagaagctcgacgcaaggaagaagaagctcgacgcaaggaagaagaagcccgacgtaaagaagaacgtgaacttcaggaaaagaaagaagaagctcgACGCAAGGAAGAAGAAGCCCGACGCAAGGATGAGGCGGCCCAAAGGAGAGAGGAACGGGAGTtccaagaaaggaaagaagaagcaCGACGACAAGAGGAAGAAGTCCGGCGCAGAGATGAGGCAGAGCGACGCCAGGAGGAGCGTCGCATACGGGAAGAGGAACTGCAAGCAAGTGAGGCGAGGTGGAAAGAGGAGTTAGCTCTGCGCACAGGGGGGACTGAGAGAGAACCGAGTTTTGACAAATACCGGGTAAAGATGTCCTTCTGTGATGACTCTGTCAACATTGACGACTACCTCCTCCACTTCGAGCGAACAGCGACAACACACAGGTGGAGCAGGGCGACATGGGCAGGTCGATTAGCAGACCAATTGAAGGGTCGCGCAGAGAGAGCATATCTACGGATGACTCCCGAGGATGCCAGCGACTACGATATGCTCAAGGTTGCGCTGTTAGAAGAGTTCCATCATACTCCAGAACACTATCGCCGGGAATTCAGAAACATCACAAAGCAAGGGGACGAGAACTTTGTACAGTTTAGTCGTCGGCTGCAGACCCTGTTGGATCAATGGATAGCGATGTCACAGTGTGCGGGAGACTATGACCGGCTGTATGACCTGATCCTGAGAGAACAGTTGATGTCAAATTTCCGGGGTGAGCTGTTCCAGTACGTCAGCGATAAAAAGCCAGCTACAGCCAAGGAAGCGGCGGTGTTAGCGTTCACTCACTTGGAATCAAAACGGGACGCCAGATTGTTCAACGCAAAACGTAACATCGGGGGCCAAATGGAcgaggaggaaaagaaaaaggagAAGACTACAAGCAACGGGGGTACCAAGACCGGAGGGGGATCGGAGGAACAGGCAGAGCAGTCAGAGGGCCAAGTGAGGCCAGTAGAGGGCAGCAGGAACAAAAAGACGAACTGGAATCGGGAATACAACAATCGGGTGATATGTCATAGGTGCAAGAAGACGGGACACATTGCCAGGGAGTGTACCGCGAACGCCTGCATGACGACCGAGCAAGATGACCAGACGAGATCTTCCGAGCCGTCAGAGCCGTTGTGCCAAGACTGCGAGAAAATTCCATTTCGGCCGATGGGAAGGTGCAAGGTTAACGGGAGAGACGCAATCAGTCTACGTGATTCAGGGGCAGACAAGACCATGGTAAAGGCTGCATTTGTTAGGCCTGAAGATTACACCAACGGGACAGTGCACGTAGAGTTTGCCGACTTAGACTGCACAAAGACGTATCCCTTAGCATGGGTTGACGTAGAATCGCCGTACATCTGTGAGAGGATTCTTGCCATCGTGAACGACAACATCAGGCCTGACATTTTTCTGGGAAACCTGGCCCAGCTTACGAGCGGAGACTGGGTGGAAGTATCGATGTATCCCAGACGGGCGTTGTGTGCGGCAGTGACAACCAGAGCACAGGCTGAAGCAGGTACACGGCCGGTGAaaccggtggtggtggtgcagaTTGAAGGGCTGCAAGTGACTCCGGATCAGCTGAAAGTCTTGCAACAGGAAGATGAAACACTAGTGCGCGCAAAACGACTGGCGAAGGAAGGGAAACAGATACAAGCAGGAAAGGGCATGGTGGAGTTCAAGATGTCTCGTGGGATACTCAAGAGGGTTTATCGGGAGAAGAAATTGGAGTGTTCACAAATATGCGTTCCCAGATCCTTGAGGAAAGGACTACTCAAGTTCGCCCACGACACACCCATGGCAGGACATCTGGGCACCAAGAAGACCCGCGAACGTCTATGGGCAGATTTTTATTGGCCAGGCCTGTGCGAAGACGTGCGACGATACTGTCAGTCCTGCGACCGATGCCAAAAAGTCACGCCGAAGGGACGAGTTGCCAAAGTGCCGCTTGGGCAAATGCCTCTGCCCAATGTTCCATTTGAGAAGGTGGCGGTGGATTTGGTGGGGCCGATCAAGCCGGCAGCTGACAGTGGGGCGAGATTCATCCTGGTGATGGTGGACTATGCGACGCGCTACCCCGAGGCTGTGGCACTTAAGTCCATCGAGGCAGAGAAGGTGGCTGAAGCGCTGTGGACAATGTGGACGAGGTTGGGAATACCCAAGGAGGTCCTGTCGGACCAGGGTGGACAGTTCACCGGGGCCGTCATGCGAGAAGTTCACCGGTTGCTCGCCGTCAAGGGACGAACCACTACGCCGTACCATGCGCAATGCAACGGCTTGGTTGAAAGGTTTAATGGCACATTGAAAGCCATGATCAAGAAATTGTGTGTGGAGGACCCCAAGACATGGGATCGGTTTATCCCAGGTGTCTTGTTCGCATACAGGGAGGTTCCGCAGGAAAGTACTGGGTTCTCCCCATTCGAGTTGCTGTACGGCCGTACAGTGAGGGGACCTATGGCCATCTTGAGGGATCTCTGGacaaaagaaggagaagacggGAAGGAAGCGCAGACCGCGTCCGAGTACGTGTTGAATCTCCGGGACCGAATAGAAGAAACATGCAAAGTTGCCAGGGAACATCTGTGTGAGGAAGCCGTGCGCCAGAAGAAGCACTACGACCGTGGGGCCAAACGCCGGACCTTCGAGGCTGGAGATCGCGCTCTTCTACTCCTGCCTCTCAAGAAAAACAAGTTGGAGATGGCTTGGCGAGGACCCTACGTCGTGGAGGAAAGAGTGGGCGAGTGTGACTACCGCATCAGGATAGGGCCCAAGCAGAAATTGTTCCACGCCAACATGCTGAAGAAGTATGTGGAGCGGCCGGCAGCGATAGCAACGGTGTGTGTGGTGGATGAAGGGGAGGAGTGGGAAACAGTGCAGTCATCTCACGAAGACATTCCGTTGATACCCCTGACGTCAGAGGAAACGATCGAGGATGTGCACTTGGATCCAGAGACGCCAGAACTGCATATAGGGATCAAGGAAATCCTCAAGGACAACAAGGATGTCATCACTGATCTGCCACGGAGGACTTCGCTGGCAGAGTGTAGCATGCGGTTGGCGCATGACGAACCAGTTAGGGTCCGTCAGTTCCCCTTGCCATTCACGACGCGGGACATTATCGCCAAAGAAGTCGACGcgatgttgaagatgggggtcattgAACCGTCGGTGTCCCCATACAGCTCTCCAATCGTGATCGTGGAGAAGAAAGACGGAAAAAAGAGGTTCTGCTCCGACTACCGCCGTTTGAACAAGATAGTGGAGTTTGACGCCGAACCTATGCCAAACATGGAGGCCATGTTCGCCAAGCTCAGCAAGGCGAAATATCTATCCAAGATAGATCTGGCAAAGGGATACTGGCAGATCCCTATGGCGGCAGAAGACAAGCCCAAGACCGCATTCACAACACCGCAGGGGTGTTACCAGTGGACGGTGATGCCGTTTGGGTTGAAGACGTCAGGAGCCATCTTTTCAAGGATGATGAGGAGTCTGTTGAGCCCTCTCGACATGATCGAGATCGACAATTTCATTGACGACATATTGGTGGCAACTGAAACCGTGGAGCGTCATTTGGAGTGTCTCAGAGCTTTATTCCAGCGGCTGCAGGAAGCATCGTTGTCAGCTCGACCATCCAAGTGTTACTTGGGGTTTAAACGCCTGGAGTACCTGGGACACATGGTGGGAAATGGAATGATTCAACCCGAGGAAGGGAAGATGGACAAGATAGCGAAGATGCCCAGGCCAACAACAAAGCGGCAGATCCGATCCTTCCTAGGACTAGCCGGATTCTACCGTCGATTTGTGCCGGGTTTTGCTGACATTGCACTTCCGCTGACAGACGCAACCAAGAAGTCACAGCCCAACAAGGTCATATGGACGAAGCCTATGCAGGTGGCCCTTGATACGCTGAAAGTGAAGTTATCCACAGAGCCGGTGTGCAAGCTGCCGGATTTCTCCGTGCCTTTCACTCTTCGCACAGATGCATCCGGTGTTGGGTTGGGGGCGATGCTACTCCAAGACCAGGGGAACGGGATGCAGATGGTGGCCTGTGCGAGCAAAAAGTTGCTGCCAGCGGAGCGTAACTACAGTACCATCGAGCGCGAGTGCTTGGCGGTGGTGTGGGGGGTGCGGAAGTTTGGCCCGTACCTCTACGGAAAACCTTTCTGCATTCAGTCCGACCACAAACCCTTAGAGTACCTGGAGGGTTTGAAGGCGACTAAC
- the LOC138980443 gene encoding uncharacterized protein, producing the protein MKNAACLPSLLLALLFLFLHTARCMPVQEVDHRISVTSGVTSGGLSQGRQLVKRDLSINADLHSLATMLMAQQEAEDRRHRQFLRNIGKRDFANMAADSDVMGLVPSDPSDECGDCAGEEKGEGVLEGGESRPLSLALLRQLLSSQ; encoded by the coding sequence ATGAAGAACGCCGCGTGTCTCCCGTCTCTTCTGCTCGCCTtgctcttcctcttcctccacACAGCGCGGTGCATGCCGGTACAGGAAGTCGACCATCGCATCTCCGTCACATCCGGCGTGACGTCAGGAGGCCTGAGCCAAGGGAGACAACTGGTGAAGCGCGACCTGTCCATCAACGCGGACCTGCACAGCCTGGCCACAATGCTGATGGCCCAGCAGGAGGCGGAGGACAGGCGACACCGCCAGTTCCTCAGGAACATCGGCAAGCGAGACTTTGCCAACATGGCTGCCGACAGTGACGTCATGGGCCTCGTGCCCTCTGACCCCAGCGACGAGTGCGGGGACTGTGCGGGGgaagagaagggggagggggtattgGAGGGCGGAGAGTCACGCCCACTGTCCCTCGCCCTTCTTCGGCAGTTGCTGTCCAGTCAGTGA